A DNA window from Pleuronectes platessa chromosome 19, fPlePla1.1, whole genome shotgun sequence contains the following coding sequences:
- the gal3st1b gene encoding galactosylceramide sulfotransferase, whose amino-acid sequence MFGINALKCTHGVRRMILLVLLTNIMLLLYCLTKPNQVKMSGSQEDTCPHSMAKILKENVTRPSQRSKPKSDECHPAVNIMFMKTHKTASSTMINILFRFGEKNNLKFAFPDGRNDFLYPSPFQCSQVKNYRPGDCFNIVCNHMRFELREVSKLLPPDAAYITILRDPVDLFESSFHYYHTAVPLTWRIPGKNKLVEFLKNPPAFYSPEAYNSFYLKNLLFFDFGLDNNVEANDPSVMRGIHFLSKHLHLVLISEYFEESLILLKHKLCWSTEDILYFKLNSRKRSSVSKLSPEFRAKALEWNGADWTLYQHFNATFWARVESFGRERMKQEVDELRRRNAEMQAICIEGGNPVEAKNIQDSRFLPWQPVGESSILGYNMKNDIDPKFRTLCEKMLTPEIQYLSDLGVSLWLTRLWGWVKDTVFTFNWN is encoded by the coding sequence CGGCTCCCAAGAAGACACGTGTCCACACAGCATGGCCAAAATATTAAAGGAAAATGTGACCAGGCCTTCTCAACGAAGCAAACCCAAGTCAGACGAGTGCCACCCTGCCGTCAACATCATGTTCATGAAGACCCATAAAACTGCCAGTAGCACCATGATCAACATCCTCTTCAGATTTGGAGAAAAGAACAACCTCAAGTTTGCCTTCCCTGATGGGCGCAATGACTTCCTCTACCCATCGCCTTTCCAGTGCTCCCAGGTGAAGAACTACAGGCCTGGAGATTGTTTCAACATTGTTTGCAACCACATGCGTTTTGAGCTCCGAGAAGTATCCAAGCTGCTGCCTCCAGATGCTGCCTACATCACCATCTTACGAGACCCGGTGGATCTCTTCGAGTCGTCCTTCCACTATTATCACACGGCGGTTCCTCTCACATGGAGAATCCCCGGTAAGAACAAGCTGGTGGAGTTTCTGAAGAATCCTCCGGCGTTCTACAGCCCGGAAGCCTACAACTCATTCTACCTTAAAAACCTGCTCTTCTTTGACTTTGGTCTTGATAACAACGTTGAAGCTAATGATCCTAGTGTGATGAGGGGTATTCATTTCTTAtccaaacatttacatttggTCCTCATATCAGAATACTTTGAGGAGTCTCTTATCCTGTTGAAGCATAAGCTGTGTTGGAGCACAGaggacattttatattttaagctCAACTCTCGCAAGAGGTCATCTGTATCTAAACTGAGCCCTGAGTTCAGAGCCAAAGCGTTGGAGTGGAACGGGGCTGACTGGACACTCTATCAGCACTTCAACGCCACCTTTTGGGCCAGAGTGGAGTCCTTTGGGAGGGAGAGAATGAAACAGGAGGTAGATGAGCTGAGGAGAAGAAATGCAGAGATGCAGGCTATTTGTATCGAGGGAGGGAATCCAGTCGAAGCCAAGAACATCCAGGACAGTCGCTTCCTGCCCTGGCAGCCGGTCGGAGAGTCTTCCATCCTGGGGTACAACATGAAGAACGATATCGATCCCAAATTCAGGACACTGTGTGAGAAAATGCTCACACCTGAGATCCAGTATCTGTCGGACTTGGGTGTGAGTCTGTGGCTCACTCGACTATGGGGTTGGGTAAAAGATACTGTTTTTACATTTAACTGGAACTGA
- the LOC128425108 gene encoding cytochrome b-c1 complex subunit 9: protein MALAKNVYNLLFRRTSTFAVTIMVGAVFFERLFDQGGDAIFEQMNSGKLWKHIKHNYESKEEE from the exons ATGGCGCTGGCTAAGAACGTCTACAACTTGctcttcaggagaacgtccacTTTCGCTGTAACCATCATGGTTGGAGCGGTTTTCTTCGAGCGACTATTCGACCAAGGCGGCGACGCGATCTTTGAGCAGATGAATAGCGGG AAACTATGGAAACACATCAAGCACAATTACGAGTCGAAGGAGGAGGAATAA
- the zmat5 gene encoding zinc finger matrin-type protein 5 translates to MGRRYYCDYCDRSFQDNMHNRKKHLNGVQHHRSKKAWYDHFRDSAAILNDEQAKKPCRKFLQRGICDFGPGCRFSHMSEEDLYNLKRHVEDERQHREDSLDRRKKGRSIEEWLTRREKRRGALGSKGDLKDKEDSEEEQSESDIPPQLFSIPDLPPSLIPPPPGGWKVKVNTEWG, encoded by the exons ATGGGGAGGAGATACTACTGTGACTACTGCGACAGGTCCTTTCAGGACAACATGCACAACAGGAAGAAACACCTGAATGGAGTCCAGCATCACAGATCTAAAAAGGCCTGGTACGATCATTTCAGAG actCGGCAGCCATTCTGAATGACGAGCAAGCAAAGAAACCGTGTAGGAAGTTTCTCCaaagag gaattTGTGATTTTGGGCCGGGCTGCAGGTTTTCTCACATGTCTGAAGAAGATCTGTATAACCTAAAAAGACACGTGGAAG ATGAGCGACAGCACAGAGAGGATTCTCTagacaggaggaagaagggCCGAAGTATAGAAGAATGGCTCacaaggagggagaagaggcgAGGTGCCCTCGGAAGCAAAGG AGATCTAAAAGATAAGGAAGACAGTGAAGAGGAGCAATCAGAAAGTGACATACCTCCACAGCTCTTCTCCATTCCTGACCTTCCACCATCtcttattcctcctcctccgggcgGATGGAAAGTCAAAGTGAACACTGAATGGGGTTGA
- the cabp7b gene encoding calcium-binding protein 7, with product MPVRAVTTRFMYKGLCTIPDILTYRTPVILPEDEVEEIREAFKVFDRDGNGFISKQELGTAMRSLGYMPNEVELEVIIQRLDMDGDGQVGFEEFVTLLGPKISSAGMPDKFHGADFDSVFWKCDMQKLTVDELKRLLYDTFRDHLTMKDIENIIITEESHLNSPESHVDIDTSPTQQEKHTCVRKSLICAFAIAFIISVMLIAANQMLRRGMK from the exons ATGCCAGTGCGTGCTGTGACCACCAGGTTCATGTACAAGGGACTTTGCACTATTCCAGACATCCTCACCTACCGGACTCCTGTAATCCTGCCTGAGGATGAGGTGGAAG AGATTCGCGAGGCGTTCAAGGTATTTGACCGAGATGGGAACGGCTTTATCTCGAAGCAGGAGCTGGGGACGGCCATGCGCTCACTGGGCTACATGCCCAatgaggtggagctggaggtcatCATCCAAAGACTGGACATGGATG GTGACGGCCAGGTCGGCTTTGAGGAATTTGTCACTTTACTCGGACCTAAAATCTCCTCTGCTGGAATGCCCGACAAGTTCCACGGGGCAGACTTTGACTCAGTGTTTTGGAAG TGCGACATGCAGAAACTGACAGTGGACGAGCTGAAGAGACTTCTGTACGACACCTTTCGTGACCACCTCACTATGAAGGACATCGagaacatcatcatcactgagGAGAGCCACCTGAACAGCCCAGAGTCCCACGTGGACATCGACA CAAGCCcaacacaacaggaaaaacacacgTGTGTGCGCAAAAGCCTGATTTGTGCCTTCGCCATCGCTTTCATCATCAGCGTTATGCTCATCGCAGCCAATCAGATGCTCCGCAGAGGGATGAAGTGA